From Bacteroidales bacterium, the proteins below share one genomic window:
- a CDS encoding CotH kinase family protein has protein sequence MRTNALLLIPVFLLILLCNKTTGQVKDYYITCDPEDFAYIYENFLDDIFIPITFTCGDTTWNDVKMRIRGDGSRYLPKKSLKVKFYSDPFSNGREELNFNAEYEDESYIRAYLSSQIFNRAGLTCFVTEHARLYLNGEFLGLYNRTENIDEQFLENHNMDPLGNLYKASLDGACLSIYDDLTNFWEQKTGSGNKEDLAQLIDAIHTASVDDYKSFCEEQMNYDQVVNIIACNMVTCNQSTYYHNYYMYHDVNGSGKWKMLPWDLDKTLSVYAWRNHTYSSAPWTHDNPYLEKAILNPEMLSDIKARANQILQDVFRTDIFWPKIDSLAAVLEASVAQDTTDNIQSVEDWLARVQVEKDHFVSFPAKLNWYFENVQSSFTCEPTPGYQPQDITFKWSTSSDPNGYPITYNFLLTTGDQFEPQLTQVFEGIQDTFFILTNIPEGDYFWKVISVGAGGQEVEAFDSKNPLKVRNLTTLPCSIDENMVLTAESSP, from the coding sequence GTGAGAACAAACGCTTTACTTCTTATTCCGGTTTTCCTTCTCATCCTCCTTTGTAATAAAACCACAGGGCAGGTAAAAGATTATTACATCACATGCGACCCTGAGGACTTTGCCTACATCTACGAGAACTTCCTTGACGATATTTTCATACCCATCACCTTCACCTGTGGAGACACAACCTGGAACGATGTCAAAATGCGCATCCGGGGTGATGGATCGCGGTATCTGCCAAAAAAATCGCTGAAAGTGAAATTTTATAGCGACCCTTTTTCCAATGGACGTGAGGAATTGAATTTTAACGCAGAATATGAAGACGAAAGTTACATCCGCGCCTACCTCAGCAGCCAGATTTTCAATAGAGCAGGGCTGACATGCTTTGTTACAGAACATGCACGGTTATACCTGAATGGAGAGTTTCTGGGGCTCTACAACCGAACCGAAAATATTGATGAGCAATTTCTCGAAAATCACAACATGGATCCATTGGGAAATCTCTACAAAGCTTCGCTCGATGGCGCCTGCCTGAGTATTTATGATGACCTCACCAATTTTTGGGAACAAAAAACGGGGTCGGGCAACAAGGAAGACCTTGCTCAACTGATTGATGCAATTCATACTGCGAGTGTTGATGATTACAAATCATTTTGTGAGGAACAAATGAATTACGACCAGGTGGTAAACATCATTGCCTGCAACATGGTAACCTGCAACCAAAGTACATACTACCACAATTACTACATGTATCATGATGTGAATGGTTCGGGCAAATGGAAAATGCTGCCCTGGGACCTTGACAAAACCCTTTCGGTGTACGCATGGAGGAACCACACCTACAGTTCGGCGCCCTGGACACACGATAATCCCTACCTGGAAAAGGCCATCCTCAATCCGGAAATGCTTTCAGATATAAAAGCCAGGGCAAATCAAATCCTGCAGGATGTCTTTAGAACGGATATTTTCTGGCCTAAAATTGACAGCCTGGCGGCAGTGCTCGAAGCTTCGGTTGCACAAGATACAACGGACAACATCCAAAGTGTTGAAGATTGGCTGGCGCGGGTGCAGGTGGAAAAAGATCATTTCGTATCGTTTCCGGCAAAACTCAACTGGTACTTCGAAAATGTTCAGTCATCATTTACCTGTGAGCCAACACCGGGTTATCAACCCCAGGATATCACTTTCAAGTGGTCGACATCGTCTGACCCAAACGGCTATCCAATAACCTACAATTTTTTACTCACTACCGGCGATCAGTTTGAACCACAGCTTACCCAGGTTTTTGAAGGAATTCAGGATACGTTTTTCATTTTGACCAACATCCCCGAAGGTGATTATTTCTGGAAAGTAATTTCGGTCGGCGCTGGTGGGCAGGAAGTGGAGGCTTTTGATTCGAAAAATCCGTTGAAAGTCAGGAACCTGACTACGCTACCGTGTTCAATTGATGAAAATATGGTGCTGACTGCTGAAAGTTCACCATA
- a CDS encoding CotH kinase family protein, which translates to MSSNVSKIADEDGDFSDWVEFFYTGEKTINLMGFGFSDNSDDPFQWIFPDVTLHPGQFLLVWASGKDRAIPGSPLHTNFSISAEGEALFLTNPYGSLVSESPPVLLHYDFSYGHQPDGSEAWYYFTESTPGVSNSTQGYNEIIEPPSFSHAGGFYTEEFSLKLSHPDPDATIIYTLDGSTPNPANLEGFTFQYKNHYPQNPGDPFGDFIAGSVHSLHYTDSIAIVDRTNKPDSLTCISSTFHKNPYYFPVNPVYKGTVVRAVAIKEGAIPSPVISNTYFVSEDGRNRYSLPLVSISIDKDAMFDYENGIYTAGIDYDNWRTENPEAPHNWLTQANFHRTSDEWEKRAHFEYFDAKSSFPDISHEIGIRIHGNEARRRAMKSLRLYARSEYGESCFNHRFFPDLEDDHFKRLILRNSGQDYYSTLLRDALIQTVVSDLEFDTQDYIPSIVFINGEYWGIHNLRERYDRHYLERVYGVDPEKLDYITNLNEIGEGDLIHYNETIDFIEENGLAEEEHYQYIQTRIDVNNFRDYQIANIYVDNHDWPGNNLDYWRLRTDEFIPNAPAGHDGRWRWLMYDMDFGFGLFGLDTALVHNTLEMATAPDHPEYPNPPWSTFLLRKFLENDDFKTSFIIRFTDLLNTTFKPQHIINTLNELKQVIEPEIPEHILRWKNLYHAEHWNSNLNVLIDFANLRPQYQRQHLLEYFDLQGECLITLNTSNRWHGHLRINTIEITEDTPGIRTNPYPWSGIYFKGVPIELEAIPAEGYAFSHWSGDLRGTDPIVNLIPEEDFEATAHFVRVDVPRLVYFWLFDASLPNDTPLDTLDPTYKILEGAKLTFHSALIGYPFTPEDPNWRKASMERRNDPTPLNYRPSANNNLTYEESDMRGIQIKQPFTGDGGENIISFNLPSTGLTDLIFRFAAKDEGAAENLLIEYSVVQGEPVWSSSGLLNFNPSLSQEFQLYELDFTSIIEVNENPNFKLRIRFEGSNMTADEGNRVNFNNFSLDGLVMTPENLPPEVVGPVPLQQTIEGGDELEFYLDDIFMDPDNDQIHYSVLSDPSGMTVALIDANILTIYPEKRGGATISITATDSITEPFTYSFKLTIYPKAFALHNNRFTFEAFSADEPENTFPEHILFMQSEVDDPGIYEPLPYAYFIPHDDYHEEDSMNIGFPFKNVYRTRINGMGEEGISFINTGRNRDLGGLLLALDTREVSFADMSWVASTLLKNERVYAIRLQYRTDINDSFVNLLVNNQPVEYICGNDGNMTEFKEIPLPQFLHGKDYLQLLWKYYFVEGETGARAQLRLDDIEIKDITYIPEVEPDEINMYSAGSLIYIKLPEKTDGEVSIFDLSGRLVSMQQLTGSSHFAMNMSPRKGVFIVRIISTDQVVVKKLMIN; encoded by the coding sequence ATGTCATCTAATGTTTCGAAAATAGCTGATGAAGATGGCGACTTTTCTGATTGGGTTGAATTTTTCTATACCGGCGAGAAGACCATCAACCTTATGGGTTTTGGGTTTTCAGACAATTCTGATGATCCTTTTCAATGGATTTTCCCGGATGTAACCCTGCATCCCGGTCAGTTTTTGCTGGTATGGGCATCTGGTAAAGACCGTGCAATTCCCGGTAGCCCGCTGCATACAAATTTCAGTATCAGCGCAGAGGGAGAAGCGCTGTTTTTAACCAATCCTTACGGTTCATTAGTCAGCGAAAGCCCACCCGTTTTACTTCATTATGATTTTTCGTACGGACACCAACCCGATGGCAGTGAAGCATGGTATTATTTTACTGAGTCAACACCCGGTGTTAGCAATTCCACGCAGGGTTACAACGAAATTATTGAACCTCCTTCATTTTCCCACGCAGGTGGTTTTTATACCGAAGAGTTTTCACTAAAGCTTTCTCATCCAGACCCGGATGCCACCATTATTTATACCCTTGATGGCTCAACCCCAAATCCGGCAAATCTTGAAGGCTTCACATTTCAGTATAAAAATCATTACCCTCAAAATCCCGGCGACCCTTTTGGTGATTTTATTGCCGGATCAGTTCATTCCCTGCACTACACCGATTCGATAGCCATTGTAGATCGAACAAACAAGCCGGATAGCCTGACCTGCATCTCTTCCACTTTTCACAAAAATCCTTACTACTTCCCGGTCAATCCGGTGTATAAAGGAACTGTGGTAAGAGCTGTCGCAATCAAAGAGGGAGCCATACCCAGTCCGGTGATTAGCAACACCTATTTTGTTTCTGAAGATGGAAGGAACCGGTATAGTTTACCTTTAGTGTCGATAAGTATTGACAAAGACGCAATGTTTGATTATGAAAATGGCATCTACACTGCCGGGATTGATTACGACAACTGGAGGACTGAGAACCCTGAAGCGCCACACAACTGGCTGACCCAGGCCAACTTTCATCGCACAAGCGACGAATGGGAAAAAAGAGCTCATTTTGAGTATTTTGATGCCAAAAGCAGCTTTCCAGACATTTCACATGAAATCGGGATTCGAATCCATGGCAATGAGGCGCGAAGACGAGCAATGAAATCGCTCAGACTGTATGCAAGGAGTGAATACGGAGAGTCCTGCTTCAATCACAGGTTTTTTCCTGATTTGGAGGATGATCATTTCAAACGACTCATTCTGAGGAATTCAGGTCAGGACTATTATTCAACCTTGCTGCGTGATGCCCTGATCCAGACAGTAGTCAGCGATTTGGAATTCGATACCCAGGATTATATACCCTCGATTGTATTTATCAATGGTGAATACTGGGGGATTCATAACCTGAGAGAGCGCTACGACAGGCATTATCTTGAAAGGGTGTATGGCGTTGATCCTGAAAAACTTGACTATATAACGAACCTCAACGAAATAGGGGAAGGTGATTTGATCCATTACAACGAAACGATTGATTTTATAGAAGAAAATGGTTTGGCGGAAGAAGAGCATTATCAATACATCCAGACCAGGATTGATGTCAACAATTTCAGGGATTACCAGATTGCCAACATCTATGTGGATAACCATGACTGGCCGGGAAATAATCTCGATTACTGGAGATTACGAACAGATGAATTTATTCCAAATGCCCCTGCCGGGCACGATGGACGCTGGCGCTGGCTGATGTATGACATGGATTTTGGATTTGGACTTTTTGGTTTGGATACTGCACTTGTTCACAATACGCTTGAAATGGCGACAGCACCAGATCATCCCGAATACCCAAATCCTCCCTGGTCAACATTTTTATTGAGAAAATTTCTTGAAAATGACGATTTTAAAACCAGCTTTATCATCCGGTTTACTGATTTGCTGAATACAACTTTTAAACCCCAGCACATAATCAATACCTTGAATGAACTAAAGCAGGTAATTGAGCCTGAAATTCCGGAGCATATTTTGAGATGGAAAAATCTTTACCATGCTGAGCACTGGAATTCCAATCTCAATGTTCTGATTGACTTTGCCAACCTGCGACCTCAGTACCAACGCCAGCATTTACTTGAGTATTTCGATCTTCAGGGTGAATGTTTAATCACACTCAACACCTCTAATCGCTGGCATGGGCACCTGAGGATCAACACCATCGAAATCACCGAAGATACGCCAGGTATAAGAACCAATCCTTATCCCTGGAGTGGTATCTATTTCAAAGGTGTGCCAATTGAACTGGAAGCCATCCCTGCCGAAGGTTATGCATTTAGCCACTGGTCAGGCGATTTGAGAGGCACAGACCCGATTGTAAATTTGATACCCGAGGAAGATTTCGAAGCCACTGCCCATTTTGTCAGGGTTGATGTTCCGAGACTGGTTTATTTTTGGCTTTTTGATGCGTCCCTTCCCAACGATACTCCACTCGACACGTTAGATCCAACCTATAAAATCCTTGAAGGCGCCAAACTTACTTTTCACTCTGCCCTGATCGGATACCCATTCACGCCTGAAGACCCCAACTGGCGGAAAGCTTCGATGGAACGACGAAATGATCCAACACCATTGAATTACAGGCCTTCGGCAAATAACAACCTCACCTACGAAGAAAGTGACATGCGGGGCATTCAGATCAAACAGCCTTTTACAGGTGATGGCGGTGAAAATATAATTTCCTTCAACTTACCTTCTACCGGACTTACCGACCTTATATTCCGGTTTGCTGCAAAAGATGAAGGTGCTGCTGAAAACCTGCTTATCGAATACAGTGTTGTGCAGGGAGAACCCGTTTGGTCCTCCTCCGGGCTGCTTAATTTCAATCCATCGCTTAGTCAGGAGTTTCAACTTTACGAGCTGGATTTTACCTCAATTATTGAGGTGAATGAAAATCCCAATTTTAAACTGCGCATTCGATTTGAAGGCAGCAATATGACTGCTGACGAAGGCAACCGCGTCAATTTCAATAATTTTAGCCTTGATGGTCTGGTGATGACTCCCGAAAATCTGCCGCCTGAGGTTGTCGGTCCTGTCCCCCTTCAACAAACCATTGAAGGTGGAGATGAGCTTGAGTTTTATCTTGACGACATTTTTATGGACCCTGATAATGACCAAATCCATTATTCTGTATTAAGTGACCCTTCAGGCATGACCGTTGCATTAATCGATGCAAACATCCTTACCATTTATCCTGAAAAACGAGGAGGAGCTACAATCTCAATAACCGCCACCGACAGTATTACTGAGCCGTTTACTTATTCCTTTAAGTTGACGATTTATCCGAAAGCTTTTGCTTTACACAACAACAGGTTTACGTTTGAAGCATTTAGTGCGGATGAACCAGAAAATACCTTCCCTGAGCACATCCTTTTCATGCAAAGCGAAGTGGATGATCCGGGGATTTATGAACCCTTACCTTACGCTTACTTTATTCCTCATGACGACTACCATGAAGAAGATTCGATGAATATTGGCTTCCCATTCAAAAATGTTTATCGCACACGGATCAACGGAATGGGAGAAGAAGGTATTTCATTCATCAACACCGGGCGTAACCGCGATCTTGGAGGCCTGCTTCTTGCGCTTGACACACGTGAGGTCTCTTTTGCTGACATGAGCTGGGTAGCCTCAACCCTACTCAAAAACGAAAGGGTTTATGCCATCAGACTCCAATACCGGACAGATATCAACGATTCATTTGTTAATCTTCTGGTCAACAATCAACCCGTCGAATATATCTGCGGGAACGATGGCAACATGACAGAGTTCAAAGAAATCCCACTTCCTCAGTTTCTCCATGGGAAAGACTACCTGCAATTACTTTGGAAATATTATTTCGTTGAAGGCGAAACCGGTGCAAGAGCCCAACTCAGGCTTGATGATATTGAGATTAAAGACATCACATACATTCCCGAGGTTGAACCAGATGAAATAAATATGTACTCCGCCGGTAGTCTGATCTATATTAAACTACCCGAAAAAACTGATGGGGAGGTTTCAATTTTTGATCTTTCGGGGCGTCTGGTCAGTATGCAGCAACTTACTGGTTCTAGTCATTTTGCGATGAACATGAGCCCAAGAAAAGGGGTATTCATCGTAAGGATTATATCAACCGATCAGGTGGTGGTGAAAAAGTTGATGATCAACTAA